A stretch of the Porifericola rhodea genome encodes the following:
- a CDS encoding HNH endonuclease — protein sequence MKLNTPNSKRKLEELLKTFNAEEKERTFGEDIIPRNDIGNRLDDGQEVDISFALVNVEDDQTLSVQGRRVLVYIRDQYYKYFPCKFHIANCSVITDFQNSGRFEKFVASLRVDGYFKVNIIHNSNYLEEGKVEQLRVCKLCLQTLNYNDYKEKWYNRETIFNNFSLDTFFNDYGTTVNKPKHTDATSPKNTYRDNWPQLSKNYKASLNYVCEDCGNDFANFKSFLHVHHINSRKDDNNYNNLKALCVKCHSKQPGHNLHVPNDL from the coding sequence ATGAAATTAAATACGCCTAATTCCAAAAGAAAGCTTGAAGAGCTTCTAAAGACATTTAATGCTGAAGAGAAAGAACGTACTTTTGGAGAAGATATTATTCCCAGAAATGATATAGGGAATCGCCTTGATGATGGTCAAGAAGTAGATATTTCGTTCGCTTTAGTAAATGTTGAAGATGATCAAACACTTAGTGTTCAAGGTAGAAGAGTGCTTGTTTATATTAGAGATCAATATTATAAGTATTTTCCCTGTAAATTTCATATTGCAAATTGCTCTGTAATTACAGATTTTCAAAACTCAGGTAGGTTTGAAAAATTTGTGGCTTCATTGAGGGTTGATGGCTATTTTAAGGTCAACATCATTCATAATTCAAATTATTTGGAGGAAGGAAAAGTTGAACAACTTAGGGTTTGCAAATTGTGTTTACAAACTCTAAACTATAATGACTATAAAGAGAAATGGTACAATAGAGAAACGATATTTAATAATTTTTCCCTGGATACCTTTTTTAATGATTATGGTACCACAGTAAATAAGCCAAAACATACTGATGCAACAAGCCCTAAAAATACATACAGAGATAATTGGCCTCAGCTAAGTAAGAATTATAAGGCAAGCTTAAATTATGTTTGTGAAGATTGTGGAAATGATTTTGCAAATTTCAAAAGCTTTCTCCACGTACATCATATTAATTCACGAAAAGACGATAATAATTATAATAACCTTAAAGCACTATGTGTTAAGTGTCATAGTAAACAGCCTGGACATAATTTACATGTTCCCAATGATTTGTAA